The Methylophilus sp. TWE2 region ACCTTTTGTCTGGAACTATCGAATTTTGAAAATCCTGAATGAGGTCTCGATCATTAATCCTTTCCCATTTATTCAAATGCTTTATATTTCCAAGGCAAGAAATAATCGAACTTTGAGTTTGTTTTCTAAGTGCCTGGCTAGTGAATAGGGTTACCCAAAAGTCTGGTACTCCTACTTCATCAATTAACATTGGAAATCGCTCACCATTCGAAAAAATGTTTTGAACTAAGGTTTTCATTTGTTTTGATCTTTAATAAACAAAAAACATGGTAGTAGTTTACAAAATCACACCCCTTTTTTTATAAACATTTTTTTCGCTGCTAAAAATAAAAAAGCCCTGTAAAAACAGGGCTTTGTAAACTTAAAATCTACAATTTTAATTATTGTCAGACTCAGAAGGGAATATCGTCGTCAAAATCATCAAAATTACCGGCCGGCTTACTCGCGGCTGGCTGGAAAGCATTCCGGTTAGCACCGGCATTTCCACCGCCCATCGCTGGCTGCTGGCGTGGAGGGGCCTGGTTGTAATCATCCATGCCACCACCCTGGTCCATGTCGCCACCATCAAATGCTGTACTTCCACCTTCACGGCCAGTGCCTAACATTTGCATTTGGTCTGCGACGATTTCGGTGCTGTAGCGGGTGACACCATCTTTTTCCCATTTGCGGGTTTGCAGACGCCCCTCAATATATACTGGGCGGCCTTTTTTCAGGTATTCGCCAGCGATCTCTGCCAAGCGGCGATACATGACAATGTTATGCCATTCGGTTTTTTCCTGGCGCACGCCGGATTTGTCTTTCCAGTTTTCGGTGGTGGCGATGCTGAAGTTAGCCACTGCCTCACCGTTTGGCATATAGCGCACTTCTGGGTCACGCCCCAGATTACCCATCAAAATCACTTTGTTGACTGATGCCATGGTGTCACTACTCCCCTATTCGATTCATGATTGCTTGCGACAATGCCGCCTGAAATTCTTTGCTGCGCTGATTTTCCAACTTCACCATGAGCATGGTTTCTGAAGGAATGGCGACCACTTCATACACGCCTTCCATCGCGCGGATATCCTGCACCAGGATGGCGGCTTGCTCATCATTATACCCTTGTATGTGGAACATTTTTGTTTTGACACTGGGGGGTGCCTGCATGCCAAGCGCCAGAGCAAACCAGACCACCATCAAAGCAGCACAGAAGACAAATACAGTGGGACTGCCATAACTGTGTGATAGCCAGCCACCAAGCGCAGCCCCCAAGAACATGCCAAAAGACTGAGCGGTATTATGAACACCCATGGCCGTGCCTTTAGCAGCCACTGGAGCCATTTTTGAAATCAGCGAAGGCAATGAGGCCTCAAGAATATTAAACGCCACAAAATAAGAAAAGAGCGTTGCCACAATGCCCCATAAGCTGGTCAGGCTAAACATAAAGGCAATTTGCGTCAGCAACATCAGGCCGACTGCGGTAACAAACACTGGTTTCAGTTTGGCCTTTTTCTCGGCATAAATAATCGCAGGCACCATCAGGATAAACGACAGTACCAGCACCGGCAGGTAAATTTGCCAGTGCGTGTTTTCGTTCATGCCAGTGCTGTTTTTGATGGCAAATGGCACCACCATAAACATGGCCATTTGAGCGCCATGCAGGCAAAAGGTACCAAAATTCAGGCGCAATAATTGGGTGTCTCGCAACACTTCACGAATTTTGGCCGGGGCGGCCTGCGCATCCGAGTGAAAGTGCGCATGCAATGGCTCGGGCACGGCAAACTTCACTACGGCAATCGCTGCGATCGACAACACAGCGGTCAGCCAGAAAATGCCTGACACGCCTATCCATTGGTTTAAAATCGGACCCGCCACCAGTGACACTGCAAACGTCACGCCTATGGTGGCGCCTATCATCGCCATCGCCTGTGTGCGATGCTCTTCGCGCGTGGAATCTGCCACTAGGGCGGTGACAACGGCAGAAATGGCACCCGCACCCTGAATGGCACGGCCGACAATCACCACATAAATATCTTGCGCGGTAGCGGCAAACACACTGCCTACCGCAAACATTATCAACCCCAGGTAAATG contains the following coding sequences:
- the ssb gene encoding single-stranded DNA-binding protein — encoded protein: MASVNKVILMGNLGRDPEVRYMPNGEAVANFSIATTENWKDKSGVRQEKTEWHNIVMYRRLAEIAGEYLKKGRPVYIEGRLQTRKWEKDGVTRYSTEIVADQMQMLGTGREGGSTAFDGGDMDQGGGMDDYNQAPPRQQPAMGGGNAGANRNAFQPAASKPAGNFDDFDDDIPF
- a CDS encoding MFS transporter, which codes for MQFSEKMTQIETRATAALASIYGLRMLGMFLILPIFAIYAETLQGGDNHALIGLALGAYGFMQVIFQLPFGMASDRFGRKKLIYLGLIMFAVGSVFAATAQDIYVVIVGRAIQGAGAISAVVTALVADSTREEHRTQAMAMIGATIGVTFAVSLVAGPILNQWIGVSGIFWLTAVLSIAAIAVVKFAVPEPLHAHFHSDAQAAPAKIREVLRDTQLLRLNFGTFCLHGAQMAMFMVVPFAIKNSTGMNENTHWQIYLPVLVLSFILMVPAIIYAEKKAKLKPVFVTAVGLMLLTQIAFMFSLTSLWGIVATLFSYFVAFNILEASLPSLISKMAPVAAKGTAMGVHNTAQSFGMFLGAALGGWLSHSYGSPTVFVFCAALMVVWFALALGMQAPPSVKTKMFHIQGYNDEQAAILVQDIRAMEGVYEVVAIPSETMLMVKLENQRSKEFQAALSQAIMNRIGE